One genomic window of Candidatus Kuenenia stuttgartiensis includes the following:
- a CDS encoding UDP-N-acetylmuramoyl-L-alanyl-D-glutamate--2,6-diaminopimelate ligase, which produces MKLSEICAVLEKYKCNSFTEKVVLGLTHDSRKVKEGYIFVAIKGYKSDGHDFISMAIEKGAIAVVAEKGVDYVINVPQIVVPNARRALSLLSEYFYGYPSSKMTIVGITGTNGKTTTSFFTKSIIESSGNKAGLIGTIYYQLGSRIIPANETTPESVDIQSHLSDMLNNNIRYAVIEASSHALSQHRLDGVHFRSAVFTNLSAEHLDYHENIKNYREEKIKLMRGLDENASAVLNADHTSSKYFAKSTVAQIVWYGIKDTSAHVRAEIINMGVNGTRFLLISPWGKEVIHLKLTGNHNVYNALAAATTGFCLGFDMEIIRKGLESLNNVPGRLEKLDYGQDFHVLIDYAHTHDALQVVLETLRGIAARRIILVFGCGGDRDKGKRAKMGHIAEKYSDLFWITNDNPRSEDPLNIIREIQRGIKRDSCYKVQLDRKVAIEEALLEAKKGDVVVIAGKGHERCQILKDKSIPFDDCEVVKQVLSGTMVSQN; this is translated from the coding sequence ATGAAATTAAGTGAGATTTGTGCTGTTTTAGAAAAATATAAGTGCAATTCCTTTACGGAGAAAGTCGTTTTAGGGCTAACACACGATTCCCGTAAAGTTAAAGAGGGGTATATTTTTGTTGCTATAAAGGGCTATAAATCTGATGGTCACGATTTTATTTCAATGGCAATAGAGAAAGGAGCTATTGCCGTAGTTGCGGAGAAAGGTGTTGACTATGTTATAAATGTTCCGCAAATTGTTGTGCCGAATGCCCGACGGGCGCTTTCTCTTCTGAGTGAATATTTTTATGGCTATCCTTCTTCAAAAATGACAATAGTAGGTATTACCGGAACGAATGGCAAGACAACTACTTCGTTTTTTACGAAGTCTATCATAGAATCTTCCGGCAATAAGGCAGGGTTAATAGGAACGATATATTACCAATTAGGGAGCAGGATTATCCCTGCGAATGAAACTACCCCTGAATCCGTTGATATACAATCACATCTTTCAGATATGCTTAACAACAATATACGATATGCGGTAATTGAGGCAAGTTCTCACGCACTTTCGCAGCACAGGCTGGACGGAGTGCATTTCCGTTCTGCTGTTTTTACCAATTTGTCTGCGGAACATCTCGATTATCATGAAAATATTAAAAATTACAGAGAAGAAAAAATTAAATTGATGAGGGGATTAGATGAAAATGCGTCTGCGGTTTTAAATGCCGACCATACTTCAAGCAAATATTTTGCAAAGAGTACTGTCGCACAAATAGTGTGGTATGGGATAAAAGATACGTCTGCACACGTGAGAGCAGAGATAATAAATATGGGGGTTAACGGAACAAGGTTTTTATTGATTTCTCCCTGGGGAAAGGAAGTTATTCACTTAAAATTAACAGGCAATCATAATGTTTATAATGCACTGGCAGCCGCAACGACGGGGTTTTGTCTCGGTTTTGATATGGAAATAATAAGAAAAGGCCTTGAATCTTTAAATAACGTTCCTGGCAGGCTGGAAAAACTGGACTACGGTCAGGATTTTCATGTCCTTATTGATTATGCACATACGCACGATGCGTTACAGGTAGTTTTAGAGACTCTTAGAGGCATTGCAGCCAGGAGGATTATTTTAGTATTTGGCTGTGGCGGAGACAGGGATAAAGGGAAAAGGGCAAAGATGGGGCATATCGCAGAAAAATATTCAGATTTATTTTGGATAACAAATGATAATCCCCGTTCTGAAGACCCGCTTAATATAATACGTGAAATACAGAGGGGAATAAAACGGGATTCATGCTATAAAGTTCAACTGGATAGAAAAGTTGCAATAGAAGAAGCACTCCTTGAGGCGAAAAAGGGCGATGTCGTCGTTATTGCAGGAAAGGGTCACGAACGTTGCCAGATATTGAAAGACAAGAGTATTCCTTTTGATGACTGTGAAGTGGTAAAGCAGGTATTATCCGGCACTATGGTATCTCAAAATTAG
- a CDS encoding UDP-N-acetylmuramoyl-tripeptide--D-alanyl-D-alanine ligase has product MDAISLEEVIQAVNGKAISNVSGLMVNGVSVDSRNVHKGNVFFAIKGDHYDGRQFIEQAFDAGAIGVVVSKQGGIDISGKCLPLILVDDVKTALGDLARHYRRKLNAKIIGITGSNGKTTTKEMLYHLLSHFAPVVKPQKSFNNFIGVPLTIFEIESKHKYGILEMGTNAPGEILRLSEIGLPDIAVILNISKTHLEGLGSIEGVALEKGDIVKNLKENGVFVYNADNPLCCEIADKFGGNKISFGLGQNAQIRGTDAKKKGNGSVFTIDIDYNTFRLCGVKGGGRRQFEIQLQVPGHHNISNCLASFAVCHALGLDISGLYNAFLSFKMPDMRIDSQQIGNVTFINDAYNANPESVFAALKYFEEIDAAGRKIFICGDMLELGKESHALHKELGEKASTLNLDLLWTVGKYASDIAGAAKDGGMDVEKVLSFRSLDDITEYDMGEFRENDVILIKGSRGMHMETIIDKYREYFSPRVLTHN; this is encoded by the coding sequence ATGGACGCAATTTCTCTTGAAGAAGTGATACAAGCCGTTAACGGGAAAGCGATATCGAATGTCAGTGGTTTAATGGTGAATGGCGTTTCTGTTGACAGTAGAAACGTCCATAAGGGCAATGTGTTTTTTGCTATAAAAGGCGACCACTACGACGGGCGTCAGTTTATTGAGCAAGCCTTTGATGCGGGTGCAATTGGTGTGGTGGTATCAAAACAAGGTGGAATTGATATTAGCGGCAAGTGCCTTCCTCTGATTTTGGTAGATGATGTTAAAACCGCATTGGGCGATTTAGCAAGACATTACCGCCGGAAATTAAATGCAAAGATCATAGGTATCACAGGAAGTAATGGCAAAACCACCACCAAAGAGATGTTATATCACCTGCTTTCTCATTTTGCCCCGGTAGTAAAACCACAAAAGAGTTTTAATAATTTTATCGGTGTTCCTCTGACTATATTTGAAATTGAGTCAAAACATAAATACGGAATACTCGAAATGGGTACAAATGCTCCGGGAGAGATATTGCGTCTTTCGGAGATTGGTTTACCCGATATAGCGGTAATCCTGAATATTTCCAAAACACACCTGGAAGGATTAGGGAGTATTGAAGGCGTCGCATTGGAAAAGGGGGATATAGTAAAAAATCTGAAAGAAAACGGAGTTTTTGTATATAACGCCGATAACCCGTTGTGCTGTGAAATTGCGGATAAATTCGGGGGCAATAAGATAAGTTTCGGCTTAGGTCAGAATGCGCAAATAAGGGGTACTGATGCAAAGAAAAAAGGCAACGGTTCTGTGTTTACAATTGATATTGATTACAATACCTTTCGCCTCTGTGGGGTCAAGGGGGGAGGACGCAGGCAATTTGAAATACAACTTCAGGTTCCAGGTCATCATAATATTAGCAATTGTCTGGCTTCGTTTGCGGTCTGCCATGCGCTTGGCCTCGATATAAGTGGACTTTATAATGCCTTTCTCTCATTTAAAATGCCCGATATGAGAATCGATTCTCAGCAGATAGGCAATGTTACCTTTATTAATGATGCTTACAATGCAAACCCGGAATCCGTTTTTGCCGCCTTGAAATATTTTGAAGAAATTGATGCTGCAGGGAGGAAGATATTCATTTGCGGAGATATGTTGGAACTTGGGAAAGAATCACATGCCCTGCATAAAGAATTGGGGGAAAAGGCGTCAACGCTTAATCTGGATTTATTATGGACGGTAGGCAAATATGCATCTGATATTGCAGGCGCGGCAAAAGATGGCGGCATGGACGTGGAAAAGGTGTTAAGTTTTCGGAGTCTGGATGACATCACGGAATATGACATGGGTGAATTCAGGGAAAATGATGTAATACTTATTAAAGGTTCCAGGGGTATGCACATGGAAACTATCATTGATAAATATCGGGAATATTTCTCTCCGCGTGTACTTACTCATAACTGA
- the mraY gene encoding phospho-N-acetylmuramoyl-pentapeptide-transferase, producing the protein MLYGLLYSMFSFEIFRFISFRSCLAAFTAFLISIIFGHWFIRKFRALNYGEDTTKTDSEELKKLHFSKKNTPTMGGIVVLVSILVATLFWCNIYNIYVLLLMFTLIWFGVIGFIDDYIKLTQKNSSGLTDISKLLFQSALGLILGLILYFYSSKFTWGTQLMIPLIKDLRPELGPFYVIIITFFIVGMSNAVNITDGLDGLAIGCSIIAGISLAIIAYISGRVDFSEYLRVPYIPGAGELSIFCAALVGGGMGFLWYNSYPAQIFMGDTGSLALGGMLALVSIIVKQEILMIVIGGVFVAEAVSVLMQRYFFKITKKRIFLCAPLHHHFQFAKWPESKITLRFWIIAALLSVCSFMLL; encoded by the coding sequence TTGTTATACGGTTTATTGTATTCAATGTTTTCGTTTGAAATATTCAGGTTCATCTCCTTTCGTTCCTGCCTGGCGGCATTTACGGCATTTTTAATAAGCATTATTTTCGGCCACTGGTTTATCAGGAAATTTCGCGCCTTGAATTATGGAGAAGACACTACGAAGACGGATTCTGAAGAATTGAAAAAATTGCACTTTTCAAAAAAAAATACACCAACAATGGGCGGTATTGTTGTTTTGGTTTCAATATTAGTTGCTACGCTATTTTGGTGTAATATTTACAATATTTACGTTTTGTTATTGATGTTTACATTGATCTGGTTTGGCGTAATCGGTTTTATTGATGATTACATCAAGCTTACACAAAAGAACTCGTCCGGCCTGACAGATATATCAAAATTATTATTCCAGTCTGCCTTGGGGCTTATCCTTGGGTTGATATTATATTTTTATTCCAGCAAGTTTACATGGGGCACTCAGTTGATGATTCCGTTAATTAAGGATTTGAGGCCGGAACTGGGACCTTTTTATGTAATAATAATCACTTTTTTTATTGTAGGTATGTCAAATGCCGTGAATATAACGGATGGCCTGGATGGATTGGCAATAGGATGCAGTATAATTGCAGGCATCTCCCTTGCCATTATTGCGTATATTTCCGGCAGGGTTGATTTTAGTGAATATTTAAGAGTTCCTTACATTCCCGGCGCCGGTGAATTGAGTATTTTCTGCGCCGCACTGGTAGGGGGCGGTATGGGGTTTTTATGGTACAACAGTTATCCCGCACAAATTTTTATGGGAGATACAGGTTCTCTGGCGCTAGGTGGGATGCTTGCCTTGGTAAGTATTATCGTAAAACAGGAAATATTGATGATTGTTATAGGGGGTGTTTTTGTTGCGGAGGCAGTATCGGTACTTATGCAGAGATATTTTTTTAAAATTACGAAGAAAAGAATCTTCCTGTGCGCCCCTTTGCATCATCACTTTCAATTTGCGAAATGGCCTGAATCGAAAATTACCCTTAGGTTTTGGATAATTGCAGCGTTGCTGTCAGTATGTAGTTTTATGCTTTTGTGA
- the ftsW gene encoding putative lipid II flippase FtsW — protein MKSWHCLVYIVVALLGFSIVTVYSTDTTMFAADSNGYQFAKHLLWIVLSLVVLIAMSYVDYRHLQKLTYPIIAVSVISLILVLLPGVGTVANGARRWIRLGGIAGIQPSEFAKLATIIFISNYIAKNHNHMHSFKSGFLIPLGFIAMMGGLILMEPDFGTAAFIVILSILMCMVGGTRIIFIFFTLLASAPFIYELIFSVTYRKIRFTSFLDPWQDPQGTGYHVIQSWIALGSGGLTGLGLGNSKQKLFFLPESSSDFIFTVIGEEFGFIGGMTIIVLFSLLLWQGLRIVSRTKDVFGFFLGLGITMMFGLQSIMNIAVVSGIIPTKGIPLPFLSTGGSSLLFSMLGIGILVNIAKQSLRCDADKLLNGEAKEKLSVNERFFPVRITGKIISKISAFSW, from the coding sequence TTGAAATCATGGCACTGTCTCGTATATATTGTCGTTGCGCTACTGGGTTTTAGTATTGTCACTGTTTATAGTACTGACACTACAATGTTTGCGGCAGATAGCAATGGTTATCAATTTGCCAAACATCTTTTATGGATAGTATTAAGTTTGGTGGTGTTAATTGCTATGTCATATGTCGATTACCGGCATTTACAGAAATTAACGTATCCGATTATTGCGGTATCAGTGATTAGCCTTATACTTGTGCTGTTGCCAGGTGTTGGAACGGTAGCCAACGGCGCGAGAAGATGGATCAGATTGGGAGGTATTGCGGGTATTCAGCCGTCTGAATTTGCAAAATTGGCGACGATTATATTTATATCGAATTATATAGCCAAAAATCATAATCACATGCATAGCTTTAAAAGTGGGTTTTTAATACCTCTGGGGTTCATAGCGATGATGGGCGGGCTAATACTCATGGAACCCGACTTTGGTACAGCGGCGTTTATCGTTATACTGTCAATATTGATGTGCATGGTGGGGGGGACGCGGATTATTTTTATCTTTTTTACTTTACTTGCGTCGGCGCCGTTTATCTACGAATTGATTTTTAGTGTTACGTATAGAAAAATACGATTTACCTCATTTCTCGATCCATGGCAGGACCCGCAGGGAACGGGCTATCATGTAATACAATCGTGGATTGCCCTTGGTTCCGGGGGGCTGACAGGCCTGGGACTCGGCAATAGCAAACAAAAACTGTTTTTCTTACCGGAAAGCAGCAGTGACTTTATATTTACCGTTATCGGGGAAGAATTTGGTTTTATTGGGGGAATGACAATTATTGTTCTTTTTTCATTACTGCTATGGCAGGGGTTGAGAATTGTCAGCAGGACTAAGGATGTGTTTGGTTTCTTTTTAGGACTTGGCATTACCATGATGTTTGGTTTGCAGTCAATTATGAATATTGCAGTTGTTTCCGGTATTATACCGACAAAAGGTATTCCCTTGCCGTTTCTAAGTACAGGGGGTTCTTCTTTGTTATTTTCAATGCTTGGCATAGGGATTTTGGTTAATATTGCGAAACAATCTTTAAGGTGTGATGCAGACAAACTATTGAACGGTGAAGCGAAAGAAAAACTATCCGTTAATGAAAGGTTTTTCCCCGTGAGAATTACCGGTAAAATAATTTCTAAGATATCCGCATTTTCATGGTAG
- the murG gene encoding undecaprenyldiphospho-muramoylpentapeptide beta-N-acetylglucosaminyltransferase yields the protein MRIIFAGGGTGGHLIAGISAAEEIRMRFHNAEIMFCGTEKKFEEEYVVQQGFRFQKIHAKKWERSFKGIFVFLRMAILGVIESLFLQRKFKPDIVVGLGGYASFAPIIAAKLLCIPSVLLEQNVVPGKANLFLARWADEVCCHWRSSLKWFAKAKKVNVTGTPIRKGIVSGRKKNYYEKFGFDSAKYTIVVTGGSQGAQAINEVMVKSLHKLEPFSEKIQIIHCAGEHGYECVKKGYRQTKINSFVCSFLNEMDAALNIADIVICRAGATTIAEITAIGIPAILIPYPYAADNHQYWNAVEVEKNGGGYLLPQIDLTPEKIVEIIIDLIRNKEKYERMKMFSKEMGRPNASVCVVDTISRLISYRETRVALLAR from the coding sequence ATGAGAATAATATTTGCGGGTGGCGGTACAGGCGGCCACCTTATTGCTGGAATTAGCGCTGCAGAAGAGATTCGCATGAGATTCCATAATGCAGAAATTATGTTTTGCGGCACGGAGAAAAAGTTTGAAGAGGAATATGTTGTACAACAAGGGTTTCGGTTTCAGAAAATACATGCAAAAAAATGGGAAAGATCATTTAAGGGGATTTTTGTATTCCTTAGAATGGCAATTTTAGGGGTGATTGAATCTCTTTTCCTGCAGCGAAAATTCAAGCCTGATATTGTAGTAGGGTTGGGGGGATATGCTTCTTTTGCGCCAATTATTGCGGCAAAATTACTGTGCATCCCTTCCGTATTGCTTGAACAAAATGTGGTGCCAGGTAAGGCGAATTTGTTTTTGGCAAGATGGGCGGATGAGGTGTGTTGCCATTGGCGTTCTTCTCTCAAATGGTTTGCAAAGGCAAAGAAGGTAAATGTTACCGGGACGCCTATCCGTAAGGGAATAGTGTCTGGCAGGAAGAAGAACTATTATGAAAAATTTGGTTTCGATAGCGCAAAATATACCATTGTAGTCACTGGTGGAAGCCAGGGCGCACAGGCAATTAATGAGGTTATGGTGAAAAGTCTACATAAACTGGAACCGTTTTCAGAGAAGATACAAATAATTCACTGTGCGGGCGAGCATGGATATGAATGCGTAAAAAAAGGATACAGGCAAACAAAGATTAATTCTTTTGTATGTAGTTTTCTAAATGAAATGGATGCGGCGCTTAATATAGCAGATATTGTTATATGCAGGGCAGGTGCAACAACAATTGCTGAAATTACCGCAATTGGTATTCCAGCTATTCTTATACCCTACCCTTACGCCGCCGATAATCACCAATACTGGAATGCAGTTGAAGTGGAGAAAAACGGCGGTGGATATTTATTGCCACAGATTGATTTAACGCCTGAAAAGATTGTTGAAATTATTATTGACCTTATCAGAAACAAGGAAAAATACGAGAGAATGAAGATGTTTAGTAAAGAAATGGGGCGTCCGAATGCCTCTGTTTGTGTTGTAGATACGATAAGCAGACTAATTAGCTACAGGGAGACGCGAGTAGCATTGCTCGCCAGATAA
- the murC gene encoding UDP-N-acetylmuramate--L-alanine ligase, which yields MDISLAHTTSSVNNRFFNYKPLRGNRVYFIGIGGNGMSALARILVSEGCIVAGSDILLSPLISSLEKIGVTVNSKQDGSMMSLETDMVIVSAAIQEGNPELKVARQLGIKVVKYSQILGSLMQEKRGIAISGTHGKTTTSAMISTILKKAELDPTYVIGGEVPDIGGNAHLGKGNLFVAEACEYNSSFLDLVPSIGVITNIEEDHLDYYGNLEEIVNAFGHFANLIAKNGLLVVNDDDRNVAVAAKRSVCKRETYSLRHTSHWYAKKILPTTQGINKFRVYNRGKIFGDFWLKIPGSHNILNALAAIAVCTSIGVDKEIIKTSLESFKGAKRRFQIVAIKNNITIIDDYAHHPTEIDVTLKAARELYPARKICCVYQPHQYSRTRHLLKKLSESFYLADKVALADIYESRDNDFEKTSISSLKLYEEIRKTGVDIQYYPQMEYITDMLCLNAKPGDVIITMGAGDIWKVAHELAERIGTTYSAEKKNQGAYCNTPLPGIL from the coding sequence ATGGATATATCCTTAGCGCATACAACATCATCAGTTAATAACAGATTTTTTAATTACAAGCCTTTGCGCGGAAACCGTGTTTATTTTATCGGGATTGGCGGGAATGGGATGAGTGCGCTTGCACGTATTCTTGTGAGTGAAGGGTGTATTGTTGCCGGTTCTGATATTCTGCTATCGCCGCTTATTTCTTCACTGGAAAAAATAGGAGTGACGGTTAACTCAAAACAAGATGGAAGTATGATGTCATTGGAAACTGATATGGTGATAGTTTCTGCCGCGATTCAGGAGGGCAATCCGGAACTGAAAGTCGCAAGACAATTGGGCATTAAGGTGGTAAAATACTCTCAAATACTTGGCTCTTTAATGCAGGAAAAGAGAGGCATTGCAATTAGCGGTACACATGGAAAAACAACCACCAGCGCAATGATTTCCACTATTTTAAAAAAAGCGGAATTGGATCCTACCTATGTTATCGGTGGAGAAGTCCCTGATATCGGAGGAAATGCTCATTTAGGCAAGGGGAATTTGTTTGTGGCAGAGGCCTGTGAGTATAATAGTTCATTCCTCGACCTGGTTCCTTCCATAGGAGTGATTACAAATATAGAGGAAGACCATTTAGACTATTATGGCAATCTTGAGGAAATAGTAAATGCTTTTGGACATTTTGCAAACCTGATAGCAAAAAATGGTTTGTTAGTAGTGAATGATGACGACAGAAATGTTGCAGTTGCTGCGAAAAGATCCGTTTGTAAGAGAGAAACTTACTCACTACGGCATACTTCTCATTGGTATGCAAAAAAGATTCTTCCTACTACTCAGGGTATAAATAAATTCAGGGTTTACAATAGAGGCAAAATCTTCGGCGATTTTTGGTTAAAGATTCCAGGGTCGCATAACATATTGAATGCACTTGCCGCTATTGCCGTTTGTACATCTATTGGCGTTGATAAAGAAATTATAAAAACTTCATTGGAGTCTTTTAAAGGTGCAAAAAGGCGTTTTCAAATTGTTGCCATAAAGAATAATATTACAATAATTGATGATTATGCTCACCATCCCACGGAAATAGACGTCACCCTGAAAGCAGCGCGCGAGCTTTATCCCGCAAGAAAAATATGTTGTGTGTATCAACCGCATCAGTATAGCAGAACAAGGCATTTGTTGAAAAAACTCTCGGAATCGTTTTATCTTGCAGATAAAGTAGCGCTGGCAGATATTTATGAGTCACGCGACAATGATTTTGAAAAAACTTCAATTAGTTCATTAAAATTGTATGAAGAAATTCGCAAAACAGGCGTCGATATACAATATTATCCGCAAATGGAATACATTACAGACATGCTTTGTTTGAATGCGAAGCCTGGAGATGTTATTATTACGATGGGTGCGGGCGATATTTGGAAAGTGGCGCATGAACTTGCGGAAAGAATAGGAACAACATATAGTGCAGAAAAAAAGAATCAGGGGGCGTATTGCAATACGCCCCTACCGGGAATACTATAA
- a CDS encoding D-alanine--D-alanine ligase gives MRTRNIAVLMGGVSPEREISLRSGNAVAKALKDAGNNVICIDVKDEDIKELDHEEIDVAFIALHGYFGEDGGVQQLLEVKGIPYTGSGVNASRIAMDKVESKRCFLYAGLKTPEYFLLKKPVNLAEIEQEIQEFGLPVVIKPTNGGSSIGVSIIKEGNNFHYHVGEALKCGDEAFVERYVSGREFTIGILDSRSLPIIEICVADDFFDYNAKYNSGKTRYFVINKTFENKTNILNTPCCDVGFLDAALYDKAQELAIEAHNAIGCRGFSRVDILLDNKNDFYILEVNTIPGFTEKSLLPMAARAADISFTSLCEKIVDLASQKNFVSIDGSIKN, from the coding sequence ATGAGAACACGAAATATTGCAGTACTGATGGGGGGCGTTTCTCCTGAGCGTGAAATATCTTTAAGATCGGGTAATGCCGTAGCAAAGGCGCTAAAAGATGCGGGAAACAATGTTATTTGTATTGATGTAAAGGATGAAGACATAAAAGAACTCGATCATGAGGAGATTGATGTCGCATTCATTGCATTACACGGTTACTTTGGAGAAGACGGGGGGGTTCAGCAGCTTTTGGAAGTAAAAGGCATTCCCTATACAGGTTCAGGGGTTAACGCCAGCAGGATTGCCATGGATAAGGTGGAATCGAAACGATGTTTTTTGTATGCCGGACTCAAGACGCCGGAGTATTTCTTGCTAAAGAAACCCGTAAATCTGGCAGAGATAGAGCAAGAGATTCAAGAGTTTGGTTTGCCAGTAGTAATAAAACCAACGAACGGCGGCTCGAGCATAGGGGTATCCATAATTAAAGAGGGCAACAATTTTCATTATCATGTTGGAGAAGCATTAAAGTGTGGCGATGAAGCGTTTGTTGAAAGATATGTATCTGGCAGGGAGTTTACGATTGGAATACTGGATAGCAGGTCATTGCCAATTATAGAGATTTGTGTAGCAGATGATTTTTTTGATTATAATGCGAAATACAATAGCGGTAAAACAAGATATTTTGTAATAAATAAAACCTTTGAAAACAAAACAAACATATTGAATACCCCTTGTTGCGATGTTGGTTTTCTGGATGCTGCGTTGTATGATAAAGCTCAGGAATTGGCTATTGAGGCACACAATGCTATAGGTTGCAGAGGGTTTTCCAGAGTGGATATTTTGCTGGATAATAAGAATGATTTTTACATATTGGAAGTCAATACAATCCCGGGTTTTACAGAAAAAAGCTTATTGCCGATGGCGGCAAGGGCAGCAGATATTTCTTTCACATCATTATGTGAAAAAATTGTCGATCTTGCTTCACAAAAGAATTTTGTAAGTATAGATGGGTCGATTAAAAATTAA
- a CDS encoding cell division protein FtsQ/DivIB — protein MGRLKIKKSLNHTFTFKSLVPSIFEKLHWFHRQLYPFLLKFAGVVCIVIFTIWGLKEVWNTLTDLSIFKVNPATLTFNVPPWMDNRFSEDIKQVEALHRHYSLYERDIANRIATIYGDMVVIKKVDVVKRVFPNKLNIRFTMRRPFALIKKGENSYLVDEEGVLLPKEYYKFSDVDYISPYIQSRRLSRLPLPGKEWNDKKIKAGVALVKFLRINNIHNLFGIVTVDVTNVHREKYSRGSDIILWTENNTQIRWGCSSLFKSPDELTDEEKLQNLLSIAKIEGTSLKQMEYVDVRWSKPVGKRWGN, from the coding sequence ATGGGTCGATTAAAAATTAAAAAATCTCTGAACCACACATTTACATTCAAATCTCTTGTGCCGTCTATTTTTGAAAAACTTCATTGGTTCCATCGGCAGCTATACCCCTTTTTATTAAAATTTGCGGGAGTGGTTTGTATTGTAATTTTTACCATTTGGGGACTAAAGGAAGTATGGAATACACTCACCGATTTAAGTATATTTAAAGTGAATCCTGCTACTTTGACATTTAATGTACCGCCATGGATGGATAATCGTTTTTCCGAAGATATAAAACAAGTAGAGGCATTGCATCGCCATTATAGTTTATATGAAAGGGACATAGCGAATAGGATAGCAACGATATATGGCGATATGGTAGTGATTAAAAAAGTCGATGTGGTAAAGCGTGTATTTCCCAATAAACTCAACATCAGGTTTACGATGCGCAGGCCGTTTGCTTTGATAAAAAAAGGGGAGAATTCTTATCTTGTTGATGAAGAAGGGGTATTGTTGCCAAAAGAATATTATAAATTCTCTGATGTCGATTATATAAGCCCTTACATTCAAAGCAGAAGGTTATCCAGGCTGCCATTGCCGGGAAAAGAGTGGAATGATAAGAAGATAAAGGCAGGAGTAGCATTGGTGAAATTTCTCAGGATAAATAACATACACAACCTCTTTGGAATTGTAACTGTGGATGTAACAAATGTGCATAGAGAGAAATATTCCCGGGGAAGTGATATTATTTTGTGGACGGAAAACAATACCCAGATTCGTTGGGGCTGCTCTTCATTATTCAAGTCTCCGGATGAGCTCACCGACGAAGAGAAACTTCAAAATCTCTTGAGTATTGCAAAGATTGAGGGTACGAGCTTGAAACAAATGGAGTACGTTGACGTGAGATGGAGCAAACCTGTCGGCAAAAGATGGGGAAACTAA